The Ferrimonas balearica DSM 9799 genome includes the window TTCTTCATGGAGTTGATGGCGGACACCTTGTCGCCCATCAGGCGGATCACATCGGCGGTGGGACCGATAAAGATGAATCCGCTGTTCTCCACCTGCTCGGCAAAGTCGGCGTTTTCCGCCAGGAAGCCGTAGCCCGGGTGGATGGCGATGGCGTCAGTCACCTCAGCGGCGGCGATGATCGCCGGGATGTTGAGGTAACTTTCGGTGGCCGGAGCGTTGCCGATGCAGATGGTCTCATCGGCCAGCAGTACGTGCTTCAGCTCGCGGTCGGCGGTGGAGTGCACCGCTACGGTTTTGATCCCCAGTTCGCGACAAGCGCGGAGGATGCGCAAGGCAATTTCGCCGCGGTTGGCGATCACCACTTTATCCAACATGGTGGCCTTCCTTACTCGATGATGAACAGGGGCTCGTCAAACTCGATGGGATCGCCGTTCTCCGCCAGGATGGCTTTGATCACACCGGCTTTATCCGCTTCGATCTGGTTCATCATCTTCATGGCTTCGATGATGCACAGGGTGTCACCGACGTTGACGGTGTCGCCCACTTCAACGAACGGCTTGGCACCCGGAGTCGGGGCGCGGTAGAAGGAGCCAACCATCGGGGACAGCACCTTGTGGCCAGCCGGCTCTGCGGCTTCAGCCGCCGGGGCAGCCGGGGCAGCGGCCGGAGCGGCAGCCGGAGCAGCCGCAACCGGGGCAGGAGCAGCGTAGGTTACCGGCGCCGGAGCGGTGCTGGTGCTGGCGATGCGTACGCTCTCTTCGCCTTCGGTGATCTCCAGTTCGGCGATGCCGGATTCCTGAACCAGTTCAATCAGTTTTTTAATCTTGCGAATGTCCATGGTGGCGCTCAATCCTGTTTTTATTCAGATGCTTGCCGTTTGAGAAAAGCGAGGGCGGCGTCCAGGGCATAACGGTAGCCGTCAGCGCCCAGGCCGCAGATCACCCCGATGGCCACGTCAGAAAAGTAGGAGGTGTGACGAAACGACTCCCGGGCGTGGACGTTGGAAAGGTGAACCTCGATAAAGGGTTTGGCGACGCCGAGCAGGGCATCCCGCAGGGCAACGCTGGTGTGGGTGTAGGCGGCGGGGTTGATGATGACGAAATCCGCCTCGCTTTGCTGGATGGTGTCGATCAGCACGCCCTCGTGATTACTCTGCACGTGGGACAGCGTCGCGCCTGCCTGCTCCGCTTGCTGGCGGAGGGCGTCGACAATGGTCTCCAGGGTCTGATGGCCATAGTGGCCAGGCTCACGCTGACCCAGCAGGTTCAGGTTCGGGCCGTTGACCAGCAGTATCTGGAAATTATTCGACATATTGCTCCCATCCGCAGCGATATCTCCGGGAAAAGTCGACCATCTGGCGCAATGCCTAAAGTCTGACCAGTAAGTCCCGGCACCCATGACTTGGAAGGCCATTATAACTACTTAGCCGGATATGGCAGCATAATACTGGTCTAATCTCAGCAAAATCCGACCAGTAGTCAGTCGTGCATCCCCGGTTTGCTCTGACGCAGCTTTTTGGTCTGTCCCTGCCGTTTTTTGCTGTCGACGCGACGTTTCTGCGAGGCGCGGGTGGGCTTGGTGGCGATCCGCTTCTTCTGTACCACCATGGCGGCATCAATCATCGCTTTCAGACGTTCCAGCGCATCCTGGCGGTTCATCTCCTGGGAGCGGTACTGCTGCGCTTTGATGATGATCTTGCCGCCCGGAGTCAGATTGGGATGGGCGCGGGCGAGGATCCGACTCTTGTAGTGGTCAGGCAGGGCGGTGGAGTGTTTCACGTCGAAGATCAGCATGATGGCGGTGCTGGTCTTATTGACGTGCTGACCGCCGGGGCCGGAGGCCCGGATCATCTGAAATTCGAGTTCGTTGGCCGGTATCGAGACCCGGCTGGAGAGGGTAAGCATGGCGCCATGGTACTCCCAAAGGCGCTGCGATTCACCTGCTCAGCGGCTCAGCAGGGCATTCACCGCCTGATTGTAACGGTAGGTCTGGTAAGGGATGGGTTGCTGCTGACTGGTCAGGCTGAACTCTGGGTCGCGGGCAAAGCGGCGCGCCGCTTCCAGCTCAGTGGGGAGTGTGGCGCTGATGCGGTAATGCTGGTTGCTGGCATCAAAAACCAGATACAGCGGGGCGGACACCAGCACTTCGTGGAACTCTTTATGGAACAGGTAGGGGTTGGCGTACCGCAGTGTTACCACCTGACGACCTGAGCCCAGGTTCAGCCGGTTTTGATGGGGGGAGACCGCCTGACCATTGACGGCAGTGGCGTAGAACCCTTCCGGCAGGTGAAGTTCACCGGCCATTGCCAGGGGGCAGAACAGGGCCATCAGGGGCCAGTAGCGTGCTTTCATAATCATCCCTCCCTCTGTCCAAGTATATGCCCAACTTTGGCCGTACGCCGGACAGCAAAAAGCGACGCCATGGGCGTCGCTTTTGGGATCATCGGCAGAGGCAATCTTACAGAGACAGTGCCTTGTTGATGGCTTGGCTTTCGCTGTGCACTTCTACCGGTACGGACTGGCTGCGGCTCACCAGTGCGATGGTGTCGCCAGATTTCTCAATCTGGTAAGTGGCGCCGGTGTCGGCGTTAAATACCAGGTGCATCGGGGCAGACACTTTGTACTCGTTCAGCTCTTTGCTGATGATGGTGTTCTCTTCGTAGCGGACGGTAACCACCTGCTTGCCGGCACCCAGCTGTACGCTGTCGGCGTGGGCGGAGACGGACTGGCCGTTAACGGCGGTGGCGTAGAAGCCTTCCGGCAGTTCCAGCTGACCCGCAGTAGCAGCAGCAGACAGAACCAGAGAGGTAGCCAGGGTAGTCAGGGTAGTGATGGTGTTGCGCATAGTGATTCTCCTTCTTAGTTACAGCGCTAGAAGGTTCATCGCTGGCCGCTGCCTGTCGATGACCCACGCAACCGCTGGGTTTGGCCCTTCCAGTTAGGCCTTTCCCGTGACCTTAAGGTTGTTATCAGGTTGGTCACTGCGGCTGTGATTCTTTTTTACCACTCTGTAACAGGAAAGTGAACTCGGCAGTGGATATGAGCTGCGGTTTAGGGGGTAATTTAGTGGGATCGTCGGTTTTGGATCAGTGACATAGTGATCCTGTGTTTTTTTTCTGTTCAATTCCTTAGCGCTTTGGTAGGGGTACTGGGGAAAAAAGATGCAGATCCTCCAAATTTTAACAACCAGGGTGAATAACTTTGTCCATTCTGGTGGAAAATGCGCCTTGATGCGGGGTAGGGGGTGTTAACAGCGTCAATGGCGCCGCTACACTGTCAACCTGACTGAACACTCATGACCGATTTCAGAGCGAGAGCGACACAGGATGTTACAACTGGTGGTGGGGCCGGAGGCCCGGCGACAGATTAGCCAGTCGGGTTTGCAGCCCGAACTGTTCGATAAAGTGATTGCGGCCAGTGGTGGCCCCAAGTGGATCCCACTGGCAGCGCTCGACCGTCACCTGCTGTATCAGTTCTTCCCTGCCGAACAACCGTTGTCCCTGTTGGGCACCTCCTCCGGGGCGTGGCGTTGCACCACCCTGTCCAATCCCGGCAGCGATGCCGCCCATCGTCGCCTGCAACACGCCTATATCCATCAGCGCTATGACCGGCCGCCGATGCCGGCGGAAGTGGATGCCATGTGTGAGGGGATACTCTCTGATGCGCTGGGGGAGTGTGCTCCGGCGATCTGTGACAATCTCTACCGTCAGCTCAATATCATTGTTTGTCGTGGCCGCCACCTGAATGACAGCGCCCGTCGTGGCAGCCAACTGGCGGGGCTGGCCTTTACCGCGCTGACCAATCTGGCCCGTCGCCGGAGCCTGTCGATGTCGTGGCAGCGGCTGGTGGCCAGCACCGGGTTGGATACGCCTTTTGTGCCGATGGATGACCTGCCCACGGAGGCGGCCCCTCTGGATGCCAATAACCTGCTGCCGGTGATGCTGGCCAGTGGCAGCATTCCTCTGGTGTTATCCGGTGTAACCGGGATCCCTGGGCTGCCCCCCGGCCGCTACTTTGACGGCGGTGTGACCGACTACCATCTGGACCTGCCAGCTTTGCAACGCGGTGGCCTGACCCTATACCCCCACTTCTACCCTCATGCGGCGCCGGGCTGGTTTGATAAGAAGTTGCCCTGGCGCCGGGCCAGCACCAACTTCGACAAGGTGGCGATCCTGACACCCGATCCCACCTTTATTGCCCGTCTGCCCCGCGGGCGGCTGCCGGACCGGAGTGACTTTAAGACTCTGGACAGCGATCGTCGGATCCGTGACTGGGAGCGCGCGGCGGAACTGGGTGAAGCCTTGGTGGATACCTTTCAGAAGTTGGTGCAGGACCCGATGCCCTACTTACGTTCGCTTTAATCGATAAGGGTAAGCGGCGCATGGAGCCTTGCGATGCAAATGATAACTGTTATCATTGAGTCATCACTTAGGAGGACACCATCATGCTCAAGACTTTCACTTTCGCCGTAATGCACTTTTCCATCGCTTTTGCCCTGGCCTACCTGATTACCGGCAGCATCGTGATTGGTGGCCTGCTGGCGGTACTTGAACCGATGGTGAACACCGTGGGGTACGCGATTCATGAGCGGGTCTGGAAACGCATTGAAGCGCGCCGTGAGGCTGAGGCCCCCTCTGCGGACGTGGCTTTGCCAGCCTGACTTCCCCTGAATTGCCTCCGTTGATGATTGCCGAGAAGCGGGCCCGCATTGTGCGGGCCCGTTGTCGTTTTGGGGTGGAGAGCGGGCGGCGGACAAAGCGCCATAAAAAAACGCCAGCCGGGCTGACGTTTTTGCGGAGGAGGATGATGAAAGACCAACCGACGTGCAGGCGGGCTAACCGACCTTTGAGGCCGAGCCTTCTGTCTGGGTCTGGCTTTACCCTCTCATACCTTTGAGGCTCGGGGCCAATGCCTTATCCCTATTGCTGCCATCGTTTTTTATCGCGAACTTTTCGGCAGTTATGGGGCCTGTAAGTCGGTTCATGCGATCCCTCTCCCCGGCTCCTCTCCCCGCCGCTTTCTCCGCAGTGTGCTGCCGCACAACTCGAATCTTATCTGGCGCGTTTGCCTGGCGCCTATCGCCATCCAGCTGGCCCTGATGTCGCCGTTACCGCGGGCGCTAAGCCCATGCGAAAGCAGGATAAGTGGTGGTGAAGTGCAAACAAAAACGCCAGCGTGGGAAACGCCGGCGTTTTGCTTCAGGAGGATGATGAAAGACCAGAAACCACATTTGCAGGGAGGTAAAGGATGGGTCGGAGGGAAGCCGTTGGCCCATCGCCTTGGTCTGGTTATTACCTTCTCACAGTGGTTTGGTCGGGGGCCAACGGGTCTGGCCTATGGGGGTTATCGGGTTTTTCGGGGAACGTTTAGTGTGGGCGGCTGCCCCGTCTGTCGACCGGCAATCCAAACAAAAACGCCAGCGTGGGAAACGCCGGCGTTTTGCTTTAGGAGGATGATGAAAGACCAGAAACCACATTTGCAGGGAGGTAAAGGATGGGTCGGAGGGAAGCCGTTGGCCCATCGCCTTGGTCTGGTTACTACCTTCTCACAGTGGTTTGGTCGGGGGCCAACGGGTCTGGCCTATGGGGGTCATCGGGTTTTTCGGGGAACGTTTAGTGTGGGCGATTGCCGCCGCAGTCGACCGGCAACCCAAACAAAAACGCCAGCGTGGGAAACGCCGGCGTTTTGCTTCAGGAGGATGATGAAAGACCAGAAACCACATTTGCAGGGAGGTAAAGGATGGGTCGGAGGGAAGCCATTGGCCCATCGCCTTGGTCTGGTTACTACCTTCTCACAGTGGTTTGGTCGGGGGCCAACGGGTCTGGCCTATGGGGGTCATCGGGTTTTTCGGAGAACGTTTGGTGCGGGCAGTTGCCCTGGGGTCTTAATCGTAGCGTGAACATTCAGCCCACGGTCCGGCAGGTCAAACAAGCAATAAAAAACGCCAGCGGCGAGCTGGCGTTTTTCAAGGATGATGATGAAGGTCAGACAGGCAATCGAGGGCGAGTTCGAAGGGATGGACCGTGTTGGGAAAGACACGGACTGCCTGTCTGACTGGGTTCAGACTCTCATACCGTCGCATCGTGTTGCCAATGCAAAAGACACATCACTTCAATCGCTTTTTTGCCAATGAAAGGGGGGAACTTCCCCCCCGGTCTTGTTCTTCAGGGCTACACTTTTGGAGACACCGTCAGCGAGGAGCCCGCTATGAAGCGCATCGAAGCGGCGCTGCTCCCGATCGACGATCCGGTACTGCCGGAGGGTCGCAAAGAGCTGCGCATCGTGACTCCCGGGCAACTAAGGATGGTGGCCGCCTCTCTCAAGGATGGATCGAGCCTTGCGGTTTGCATGAGCCGTGAGGAGGGCGACATGCCCTGTTATCCCATCGCGACCCTGGTGGACGTGGTGGATTTTTTCCAACTGGATGATGACACCCTGTCGGTGGTGGTTGAAGGGCGTCAGCGGGTTCGGGTGCTTAACACCTGGGCCGCCCCCGATGGTGTATGGATGGGGGAAACGTTGACCATGACCAACTGGCCATCGTTTCCGTTGGATAACAACTTTTCGGTATTGGGCGAGGCGTTGCGACGGCTTTATGAAGCCCAGCCTGAGCTGGGGCATCTGTACCATGACCCCCACCTGGAGGACGCCAGTTGGGTCAGTCAGCGTTGGTTAGAGGTGTTGCCCCTGGTTGAGCAGGAGAAGCAGCGATTGATGGGACAGCCGGACTGCGGCAAGACCATGCAATACGTGCTGTCGCTTATCCTGTCCCATCAATAACAGCCCGCCGTCAGGCGGGCTTTTTCACTAACTCCACCACCTGTTCCGCTACCCCGCTACCGGCGGCTTCGTAGATGTTGTAGACCGAATGCACGCCCATCTCTTTCAGTGCCTCGGCCTCTTCCGGCCAGCGTGAAATGGCGGCCACCCGGCCCTGGAATTCGATGCGCGCCAGCTGCTCGGCGGTGAACAGGTTACCGTGGTGGGCGGGCATAGCCAGAATCACCAGTTCGACGCTGTCGGAGTGTTCCAGCTTGTCCCAGAAGTCGGTATCGGTGGCGTCGCCCATCACCACGCGACGGCCTGCCTGTTCGTGCCGCTCGATGATCTCCTGCTTGTGGTCGATGCCCAGCAGGGTGTCACCGAAGTGCTGTTTCAACTCGTCATAAGCCCCGGAGCCGATGCGGCCCATACCAAAAATCAGCACCCGGGGCTGGCCCAGGCGGATGGGTTGGTCGTCCGGATGCAGTGGGTGGCGTTCCAGCTGGAGCAGTTGGTCGCGCAGGCGCAGGTAGATGCTCTGGCCGTGGGTCGACAGTGGGGCCGCCAACAGGAAGCTGAAGGCCACCAGCAAAGCCATAACCCGCAGCCAGCTTGGGTCCATGCTGCCGGCGGCAATGGCGGCGGTCAGGACGATCAGGCCGAATTCGGAGAAGTTGCCCAGCGACAGACTGGCCATCAGGGCGCTGCGCAGACGCAGGCGGAAGCGGGCCAGCAGCAGCAGGAAAAGCCCCAGTTTTATTGGCAGCAGCAGCATCAGTGCCAGGGCGGTCAGTACTTCGGCCCCGGTTGGCAGCCCCTGTTGGCCGATGGTCAGGAAGAAGGCGACAAGAAACAGCTCTTTAAACAGGAACAGGGACTTGGACAGCTCGGAGGCTTTGACGTGGCCAGCCAGCAGGATCCCGAGCACCAGTGCGCCGAGATCCGGTTTCAGGCCCACCGCTTCAAACAGGGCGGCACCGGGCACAAGCGCCATGGCGAGGCCAAACAGGACCAGCATCTCGCCGTGGCCGACCCGATCCATCAGTCGGTAGAACAGCGGACGCAGCAGCGGCAGCCCCAGCAGCAACAGGGCCCAGGGGGAGGGCAGCGCGCCTTTGCTGATGGTCAGGTACAGCACCGCGAACAGGTCCTGCATGATCAGGATGCCGATGGCCGTGCGGCCATACAGGGATTGGGTTTCGCCCCGCTCCTCCAGCATCTTGATGGCGAATACGGTACTGGAGAAACCCAGTGCAAAGGCCAGCAGTACCGCCTGGTTCAGGCTCAGTTCGTCAAACAGGGCGATGCCCATCACGCTGAACAGCTTGATGGCGGAGGTGGTGATCACCATGGTCAGCGCCAGGTGAATGGAGGCACCGCCCCAGATCTCGGCCCGGGCCAGCCCGCGCAGGTCCAGTTTCAGGCCGATGGCAAACAGCAGCAGCAATACGCCGAGGTCGGCGATGGGTTGCAGGAAAGGCAGCGCGTCAACGCCTGCGGCATAGAGGGCAAAGCCCGCGGCCAGATAGCCAATCAGAGGGGGAAAGCCCAATCCGGTTGCCAGAAGGGCCAGCAACAGCGGAAACAGCAGCAGGGAGGGGTCCAACATTCCTACGGTCCTTGTAAGGGTGAGCGTGGGCGCAAATGTTACCCAATTTTAGTGGCGTGAGATCCTTGATTGCCAATCAAATTTGGGGCAGGGCGCTGCGCTGGATCACAAACCGGGTTTCCGATCCGGCGTGCTCACCCGGTTGGCGCGTCTCCCCGGAGCCAGTTTATGGGGACTGGGGCGACCGTTGGCATCCAGGTTTACAAACACCATCGCCTCCACCGTAGCCAGTACCGCAAGGCTTTGCTTATTCCTGACTTCGCAGCGCACGGTAACGGCGGTGCGGCCAGTGTGCGTCAGGGCCAGGCCAAACTCAATGACTTCCCCCTGACGGCCGGGGCGGTGGAAGGTGATGTCGCGGATCTGGCGGGTGACCAGCTGATGGCTGCCCATCTGGCAGGCGGCAAAGATCCCCGCTTCTTCGTCCAGCCAGCTCAGCAGGCGTCCGCCAAACAGGCTTTGGCCCGGGTTGAGATCCTCCGGTTTGATCACCCGTCGACTGTAGTACTTCATCGCGCCCCTCCTGCAAACCGTCGGGGAAGCGCAGCGAAAACTGTGCCAATGGCTAAGCGATTGATCCGTCGAGCAGGGGAGAGAAAGGACGGACTCTTCCTGCCCCGTTATGGGGCGAGCGGCGGCGACGTTGCCCTAAAACGACACCGCCCGGCAGAGCCGGGCGGTGGGGGATTACTGGGCCAGGACGGCGTCCAGATGGTCAGCAAACGGGTTGGGGCCCATAAAGCCGGTGACCCGCAGCTGATTCAGCTCCTCACCCTCAGGGGTGAAGAACAGCAGGGTGGGCAGGCCCAGCACTTGATAGGACTCCAGCAGTTCGATGTCCTGAGCGTCGTTGGCGGTCACGTCGGCCTGCAGCAGCACCATCTTATCGGTGCGGGCAGTCACCTGCGGCTGCGGGAAGGTCTTGTGCTCAAACTCTTTACAGGCCACACACCAGTCGGCGTAGAGGTCGAGCATCACGGTTTTGCCTTCAGCGCCGGCTTTGGCCACTTCGCGCTCCAGGTCCTGGACGGTTTTCACCTTGATGAACTGTACGGCGTGTTGCGCGCTGGCCAGGGTTTCGCCACGGTTCATCACCGCGTGGAAACCGTAGGAGACGCTGGCAAACAGGCCCAGCACCACCACCACGTTACGCACGGTCTGCATCCAGCTGAACGCGGTCTTCTTGTTCTGGTGCAGCAGGTAGCCCGCCAGTGCCACGCCCCACAGGGCCCAGATGACGTCCATGATGGTGCCCGGCCACAGGCGGTCCAGCATCATGATGGAGACGGCAATCAGCAGGAAGCCAAACACGTGCTTGATCGCTTCCATCCAGGCGCCGGCCTTGGGCAGCAGCTTGCCGCCGGAGGTGCCGAGCAGCAGCAGCGGCAGACCCATACCCATGGAGAGGGCGTACAGGGCCAGGCCGCCGAGCACCAGATCACCACTCTGAGCCACGTAGATCAGGGCGCCGGAGAGCGGCGCGGTGGTGCAGGGCGAGGCCACCAATCCGGAGATCAGGCCCATCACGAACACACCAATAAAGGAGCCGCCTTTCTGCTGGTTCTGGGCGTTGGCCAGTTTGCCCTGCAGGCTGGAGGGCAGCTGCAGGTTATAGAGGCCGAACATCGACAGCGACAGCACCACAAACAGAATGGCCAGTCCGATAAGTACCGCCGGGCTTTGCAGCGCCGCCTGGTATTTCACCCCGGCGGAAGCCACCACCAGGCCCAGCAGGGAGTAGGTCAGCGCCATACCCTGGACGTAGGTCATCGACAGGGCGAAGGCTTTGCCGGTGGACAGCTTCTTGCCCTGGCCCGCGATGATGCCGGTCAGGATCGGGTACATCGGGAACACGCAGGGGGTAAAGGCCAGCAGGATGCCGAGGCCGAAGAAGGTCACCAGCGGCAGCAGCAGGCCGTCACCGGCCAGCAGGGCGGCCAGGCCATCCTGCTGGGTTTGCGGGGCAGCCGGTGCCGGTGCGGCGGTGGTCAGTAGGCCATCATTGGCAGCCACCGCACTGAGGTAGACGGTTTGCTTGGTGGGCGGGTAGCACAGCACCTTGTCCAGGCAGCCCTGGTAGGTGACGGTGACGGCGGCTTCACCCTGGGCTTCCAGTACCGGAATGGTCAGGGTGACGTCATTGAAGTACACCGGCTGGTCGCCAAAGAATTCGTCGGTGTGGATCACCGGGCTGGGGTATTGGATCGGCCCCAGTTCGGCACTGCCGTCGACTTCGACTTTCAGGACAAACTTATCCTGGTAGAGGTAGTACTGGTCGCCGGCCATGGTCCAGGTCAGCTGCAGGGCATTGTCCTGTTGGCGGAAGTCGAACAGGTAAGCCTGATCCACCGGCAGCACCTGCGGCTCCTGCTTAAGGAAGGAGAAGTTGGCGGAGGCGCCCAGGCTGAGCAGGCCCAGCAGCGGCAGTAACAGAAGTCGTGTCAGTGTCTTGGTCATGGCTGGCAGTGTTGGTTAATCCATTCCAAATAGGGGCGGTGGCCCCATTCAACGGGCAGGGCCAGGATCTCGGGAACCTCGTACGGGTGGTGAGCCCGGATGCAGGTTTCCAATGCTGGCAGGCACGATGCCCGGGTTTTCAGCACAAGTTGCACCTCGTTGTCGCGGCACAGTTCGCCCTTCCAATGGTAGAGCGAAGTGATGCCCGGCAGCAGGTTTACGCAGGCCACCAGCTTCTGGCTCAACAACGCGTCCGCCACGCGCTCGGCGCTGGCGTTATCCGGGCAGGTGCAGAGCACGACCCGATGGTCGTTGGTTGGGTCAGTTTGAGCTGAAGACAACACGTTACCTATCGATGGCTGAATTGGCTGCTTACTGTACGTGACTTTGCGGGTCGGCGCACAGGCTTGTGTAACAGGACATGATCCCGGCTTGAAAACAGACCGCCTCCCCCCCATTAGAGTTTCAGTACTGACCGAAAAATGTGAGGCCTGTGTGCTCTTTTACCTGTTTTTGCTGTTTGCGGTGATGCCCATCGTTGAGATCTACATCCTGATCCAGGTTGGCAATGCCTTTGGCGCCCTGGCCACCATCGGCCTGGTGCTGCTGACTGCTGCCCTGGGGGCATCGCTGGTGCGCAGCCAGGGCCTGAGCACCCTGATGTCGGTGCAAACCCGACTGAACCAGGGCGAGATCCCCGGCCAGCAGATTGTCGAAGGGATGTTGCTGGCAGTGGCGGGTGTGCTGTTGGTGACACCGGGCTTTGTGACCGATTTCCTTGGCCTGCTGATCCTGACCCCTGCCACCCGTGCCCCAATTGCCGCGGCACTGCTGAAGCGAATGCAGCTGAAAGTGGTGCAGGGCCAAGGCTTCTCCGCTGGTTTCGGTGGCGGCTTCCAGGGCCACGACCCCTTTGCCGGTGGCCAGCAACCGGGGCCGCGTCAGCCGGACGATGGCCGCACCATCGACGGCGACTTTGAACGCAAAGAGTAAGTCGACGGAGAACGAAAAAGGGACGCTGAGGCGTCCCTTTTTTGATGGCTCAGCGCAGCAGGGGGGCCAGCGAGGGTTCGGTCAGCTGGCGGGCCAGAAAATAGCAGGCGGCCCCCATCAGCAGGTTGGCCAGGGTGATGGCGATAAAGATCCCTTCTACGCCGACCCACTGGCTGCCCAGCCAGGCGCCGGGCAGCAGCAACAGGCCGAGGCGGGAGAGGTTCAGGCCCAGCGCACTCATGGGGCGGTGATAGGCGTTCAGCGACATCGCCAGCAGGATCACCACACCCAGCGCGCCGTAGGCGGCCGGCACCCAGCGCAGGTATTGGGTCAGGTAGTGGGTGACGGTGCCGTCGGTGCTGAACAGGCTGGCCAGATGGGGCGCCAGCGGCCACAGCACCAGGTAGATCGCCAGTTGGGCCAGCAGCACGGAGTGCAGGCTGCCCATCAGCGCCCGTGCGGCCCGGTCGGTCTGACCCGCCCCCAGATTCTGGGCAATAAAGGGGGTCAGGGCGCCGCACAGGGCGGTAACCAGGATCAGCAGCAGCGATTCAATGCGGGTGCCCGCCCCAAAGGCGGCGACCGCGTGGGTGTCCATCCGCGCCAGCAGGGCGATCAGAACCGCGTTGGCCAGCGGGTTCAGCAGATTGGAGAGGGTGGCCGGGCGGGCGATGTGCAGCATCAGGCGCCAGTGGGCGCGCAGCCGATCCAGCTTAAGGCGGGCCAACAGATTGTGGCGGGCGGTCAGCATATAGAGCGCCACCACAAAGGTGAGGATCCAGGACAGCACCGTCGCGATGGCCGCGCCCTGCATCTCCAGCCGCGGGAACGGGCCGATGCCGAAGATCAGCAGCGGATCGAGAATGGCATTAACCAGGGCCGCCACCGCCGTCACCAGCGCCGGGGTAAAGGTGTTGCCGGTGGCCCGCAGGGCCTGGTTGCCCACCATCGGTAGCACCAGGAAACCGATGCCGAGATACCACACCAGCATGTAGTCGTGCACCAGCCCCAGCAAGGCGTCATCGGCGCCCAGCAGGCGGAACAGCGGATCGATGGTCAGCGCCCCGCCAATGGCAAACAGGGTCACGATAACGATGGTGAGCAGCAGCCCGTGGGTGACAAACTGGCGGCCTTGGGCACGGTCTCCCTCGCCAAGCAGACGCCCCAGTTGCGCACTCATCCCTGCACCCAATCCCAGCGCCACCGAGGAGACCACCAGTGTCACCGGAAAGGTCAGGCTCAGAGCGGCCAGCGGTTGGGTGCCAAGACGGCTGATAAAGAAGGTGTCGGTCAGGTGATAGAGCAACAGGCTCAGCACGGCAAACAGGTTCGGCAGGGCCAGCCGGGCAAGGGTTCCGGCGATGGATCCGCTGAGCAAGTCATGCTCTCGATGCATCCTGACTCCTGTTCAGTCACTGACGGGAAAGCGTCAGGTTACGGCAAGGCGGGCA containing:
- a CDS encoding FxsA family protein; this encodes MLFYLFLLFAVMPIVEIYILIQVGNAFGALATIGLVLLTAALGASLVRSQGLSTLMSVQTRLNQGEIPGQQIVEGMLLAVAGVLLVTPGFVTDFLGLLILTPATRAPIAAALLKRMQLKVVQGQGFSAGFGGGFQGHDPFAGGQQPGPRQPDDGRTIDGDFERKE
- the cutA gene encoding divalent-cation tolerance protein CutA — protein: MLSSAQTDPTNDHRVVLCTCPDNASAERVADALLSQKLVACVNLLPGITSLYHWKGELCRDNEVQLVLKTRASCLPALETCIRAHHPYEVPEILALPVEWGHRPYLEWINQHCQP
- a CDS encoding protein-disulfide reductase DsbD, whose protein sequence is MTKTLTRLLLLPLLGLLSLGASANFSFLKQEPQVLPVDQAYLFDFRQQDNALQLTWTMAGDQYYLYQDKFVLKVEVDGSAELGPIQYPSPVIHTDEFFGDQPVYFNDVTLTIPVLEAQGEAAVTVTYQGCLDKVLCYPPTKQTVYLSAVAANDGLLTTAAPAPAAPQTQQDGLAALLAGDGLLLPLVTFFGLGILLAFTPCVFPMYPILTGIIAGQGKKLSTGKAFALSMTYVQGMALTYSLLGLVVASAGVKYQAALQSPAVLIGLAILFVVLSLSMFGLYNLQLPSSLQGKLANAQNQQKGGSFIGVFVMGLISGLVASPCTTAPLSGALIYVAQSGDLVLGGLALYALSMGMGLPLLLLGTSGGKLLPKAGAWMEAIKHVFGFLLIAVSIMMLDRLWPGTIMDVIWALWGVALAGYLLHQNKKTAFSWMQTVRNVVVVLGLFASVSYGFHAVMNRGETLASAQHAVQFIKVKTVQDLEREVAKAGAEGKTVMLDLYADWCVACKEFEHKTFPQPQVTARTDKMVLLQADVTANDAQDIELLESYQVLGLPTLLFFTPEGEELNQLRVTGFMGPNPFADHLDAVLAQ
- a CDS encoding MATE family efflux transporter; this translates as MHREHDLLSGSIAGTLARLALPNLFAVLSLLLYHLTDTFFISRLGTQPLAALSLTFPVTLVVSSVALGLGAGMSAQLGRLLGEGDRAQGRQFVTHGLLLTIVIVTLFAIGGALTIDPLFRLLGADDALLGLVHDYMLVWYLGIGFLVLPMVGNQALRATGNTFTPALVTAVAALVNAILDPLLIFGIGPFPRLEMQGAAIATVLSWILTFVVALYMLTARHNLLARLKLDRLRAHWRLMLHIARPATLSNLLNPLANAVLIALLARMDTHAVAAFGAGTRIESLLLILVTALCGALTPFIAQNLGAGQTDRAARALMGSLHSVLLAQLAIYLVLWPLAPHLASLFSTDGTVTHYLTQYLRWVPAAYGALGVVILLAMSLNAYHRPMSALGLNLSRLGLLLLPGAWLGSQWVGVEGIFIAITLANLLMGAACYFLARQLTEPSLAPLLR